A stretch of Desulfurivibrio alkaliphilus AHT 2 DNA encodes these proteins:
- a CDS encoding acyl-CoA thioesterase, whose product MGFTEYFPPSPGDPAPLAVTVSRRVRFEEIDLMGIVWHGRYVSYFEDGRVALGDRYGLGYRDFIRRGVRAPLVRLHIDYHAPLYFDDTMEITACMHWNEAMRLDYSFRIEGPESRLVARGYSMQLLTDGDNNLLLSPPDWIEEFKEQWRRGEL is encoded by the coding sequence ATGGGTTTTACCGAATATTTTCCGCCATCACCCGGCGACCCCGCACCTTTAGCGGTCACCGTCAGCCGCCGGGTCCGGTTTGAAGAGATCGACCTGATGGGCATTGTCTGGCATGGCCGGTATGTCAGCTATTTCGAGGACGGCCGGGTGGCTCTGGGTGATCGTTATGGTCTTGGTTACCGGGATTTTATCCGGCGCGGGGTCAGGGCCCCCCTGGTCCGCCTGCACATCGATTACCACGCTCCGCTCTACTTTGACGACACCATGGAGATAACTGCCTGCATGCACTGGAACGAGGCCATGCGGTTGGATTATTCCTTTCGCATCGAAGGGCCGGAAAGCCGGTTGGTGGCCCGGGGGTACTCCATGCAGTTGTTGACCGATGGGGATAATAATCTGTTGCTTTCCCCGCCGGACTGGATCGAGGAGTTCAAGGAACAGTGGCGCCGAGGAGAGCTGTAA
- a CDS encoding 3-hydroxyacyl-ACP dehydratase FabZ family protein, translated as MLSLEEGLRQSLRSWRREQQDEEGMWLVGDYCFAPEFPGFAGHFPDLPILPAVVQLAAVRQLAELAVAGKLLTVGCRGAKFRGMVRPQELLTVSLHLVPRGEATGWQAKFKLTKDGGLVAGGKLDLRPLNPVVT; from the coding sequence ATGTTATCTCTTGAGGAAGGATTGAGGCAATCCCTGCGTTCCTGGCGCCGGGAACAGCAGGATGAAGAGGGGATGTGGCTGGTTGGAGATTACTGCTTTGCCCCGGAATTTCCGGGGTTTGCCGGTCATTTTCCCGACCTGCCGATCCTGCCGGCGGTGGTGCAGTTGGCCGCTGTCCGTCAGCTGGCGGAACTGGCCGTTGCCGGCAAGTTGCTGACGGTGGGCTGCCGGGGGGCAAAATTCCGGGGCATGGTGCGGCCACAGGAGCTGCTTACGGTTTCTCTGCACCTGGTGCCCAGGGGTGAAGCCACCGGCTGGCAGGCGAAATTCAAATTGACCAAAGACGGCGGGCTGGTGGCCGGGGGCAAACTTGATTTGCGGCCGCTCAACCCTGTTGTGACTTGA
- a CDS encoding MMPL family transporter yields the protein MTASPILTSTTPCSAGAMTVGEPPAQPRGEFPPPTARPRAVLLRWLLVLLIVLSGLLLALQLQFKEDALDLLPGKAVRGDLSLLQRLGLVDRIFLTLTVDPAYYSSSAEAQTALQQGVAQVGRAMAASELMVEVVYRLPPDLARNLPSELGPYLPVLLERQDLAGLASRLDEAGLARIMDDNFNLLNSPAGMVVKRQVQQDPLGLLPQVLQKLSRLQQEHDATMVDGFFLSEDRLSALILAESAVPLTDSRGAAQTAELLQAIMSDHLPAGVDWGVVGSLPHTLANYQAVQRDLRLLLPLASVLLLTMLLASLRDGRVLLVLAIPFLAAPAAIAVMGLVHGQVSALALGFGIVLIGIAVDFAVHIYLALAREEGGHQAMLRRLFRPVSLATLTTAGVFVVLLFSQVPSHRQMATLALTGILLAVIFSWLLLPTLIGRRQRPPAAWFRPPVVISAGGRLLLLGLWGALLLGGLLSWPALQYTGDLRVLDAPDAKVLAAEEHFRTTWGREGELAFVVAAGATLAEAQEHNFEVYRYLRQHDWPRWQSIAPLLPAPSVQQQRLTDWQAFWAALGDDFPARFRQAAGQAGFVPTAFDSFLKRLTAPPVLLEAEAILAGPLRPLLSMMVRKPEQQQNHPHPEEYLMLTTVELSEPHHLPQLLALADGQPGVTVLANQKWRQQVERLLRHDLAVLTSAAALLLILLAVLFFRRPRSVLAVLAPVLSALAAMILFCRLTGGELNMMHLLMGIMVIGLSVDYGIFVVCARGERRSATTLLAVSICAASSMISFGVLAFAQHPALHSLGVTVLWGIGAAWPTALLVSPVLAGNALPAER from the coding sequence ATGACTGCCAGCCCGATCCTGACCTCGACGACGCCCTGTTCAGCCGGTGCCATGACGGTGGGTGAGCCTCCGGCTCAGCCCCGGGGCGAATTTCCCCCGCCCACCGCCCGGCCGCGAGCGGTTCTGCTGCGCTGGCTGCTGGTGTTGCTGATTGTGCTGTCCGGGCTGTTGCTGGCCCTGCAACTCCAATTTAAAGAGGATGCCCTGGACCTGCTGCCGGGTAAGGCGGTACGGGGTGATCTGTCACTGTTGCAGCGGTTGGGTCTGGTGGACCGTATTTTTCTTACCCTGACCGTTGATCCCGCTTATTATTCTTCCTCCGCTGAAGCCCAAACGGCCCTGCAGCAAGGAGTGGCTCAGGTCGGTCGGGCCATGGCGGCCAGCGAGCTCATGGTGGAGGTGGTTTATCGCCTGCCGCCCGACCTGGCACGCAACCTGCCGAGTGAGCTGGGTCCTTACTTGCCGGTGCTGCTTGAGCGGCAAGATCTGGCCGGGCTGGCTTCCCGGCTGGATGAAGCGGGCCTGGCCCGGATCATGGATGACAACTTCAACCTGCTCAACAGTCCCGCCGGGATGGTGGTCAAAAGGCAGGTGCAGCAAGACCCCTTGGGCTTGCTTCCCCAGGTGTTGCAAAAACTATCCCGCCTGCAGCAGGAACATGATGCCACCATGGTGGACGGTTTTTTCCTCAGTGAAGATCGCCTCAGCGCCCTGATTTTGGCCGAGAGCGCGGTGCCGCTGACCGACTCCCGGGGAGCAGCCCAAACAGCCGAGTTGCTGCAGGCCATCATGAGCGATCATTTGCCCGCCGGGGTGGACTGGGGTGTTGTCGGCTCGCTGCCGCATACCCTGGCCAATTATCAGGCCGTCCAGCGCGACCTGCGGCTGTTGCTGCCGCTGGCCTCGGTGCTGTTGCTCACCATGCTGCTGGCCTCTCTGCGGGACGGCCGGGTGCTGCTGGTGCTGGCGATCCCGTTTCTGGCGGCCCCGGCCGCCATTGCCGTTATGGGGTTGGTGCATGGTCAGGTAAGTGCCCTGGCGCTGGGGTTTGGGATCGTGCTCATCGGTATTGCGGTTGATTTCGCGGTGCATATCTATCTGGCTCTGGCCCGGGAAGAGGGCGGTCATCAAGCCATGCTGCGCCGCCTGTTTCGCCCGGTGTCTTTAGCCACCCTTACCACGGCCGGGGTTTTTGTGGTGCTGCTTTTTTCCCAGGTCCCTTCCCACCGGCAGATGGCCACCCTGGCGCTTACCGGCATTCTGCTGGCGGTGATTTTTTCCTGGCTGCTGCTGCCAACCCTGATTGGCCGCCGCCAGCGCCCGCCGGCGGCTTGGTTCCGGCCTCCGGTGGTGATCTCTGCGGGCGGTCGGCTGCTGCTGTTGGGCCTCTGGGGTGCTTTGTTGCTTGGCGGTTTGCTTTCCTGGCCTGCGCTGCAGTATACCGGTGACCTGCGGGTGCTGGATGCGCCCGATGCCAAGGTGCTGGCCGCCGAGGAACATTTCAGAACCACCTGGGGCCGGGAAGGAGAACTGGCTTTTGTGGTGGCGGCCGGCGCCACCTTGGCTGAGGCGCAGGAGCATAATTTTGAGGTTTATCGCTATTTGCGGCAGCATGACTGGCCCCGCTGGCAAAGTATCGCTCCGCTGTTGCCGGCGCCTTCCGTGCAGCAACAGCGGCTGACGGACTGGCAGGCCTTCTGGGCGGCCCTGGGTGATGATTTCCCGGCGCGTTTCAGGCAAGCCGCCGGGCAGGCCGGTTTTGTTCCCACGGCCTTCGATTCATTTCTGAAGCGGTTGACCGCCCCGCCGGTGCTGCTGGAAGCGGAGGCAATACTGGCCGGGCCGTTGCGCCCGCTGTTGAGTATGATGGTGCGCAAGCCGGAGCAGCAGCAAAACCACCCCCACCCGGAGGAGTATCTGATGCTGACCACGGTGGAGTTGAGCGAACCCCACCATTTGCCGCAACTGCTGGCCCTGGCTGACGGGCAACCTGGGGTTACCGTGCTGGCCAACCAGAAATGGCGGCAGCAGGTGGAGCGGCTGCTGCGCCATGATCTGGCGGTACTGACCTCGGCGGCGGCGCTGCTGCTAATCCTGCTGGCGGTATTGTTCTTCCGCCGGCCTCGATCGGTGCTGGCGGTGCTGGCCCCGGTGCTGTCGGCCCTGGCGGCCATGATCCTGTTCTGCCGCTTGACCGGTGGTGAATTGAACATGATGCACCTGCTGATGGGGATCATGGTGATCGGCTTGAGTGTGGATTACGGTATTTTCGTGGTCTGTGCCCGGGGCGAGCGCCGTTCGGCCACCACCCTGCTGGCGGTTTCCATCTGTGCGGCCAGTTCCATGATCAGTTTCGGGGTGCTGGCCTTTGCTCAGCACCCGGCCCTCCACTCCCTGGGAGTTACCGTACTCTGGGGGATCGGGGCGGCCTGGCCGACGGCCTTGCTGGTCTCCCCGGTGCTGGCTGGAAATGCCTTGCCGGCCGAGCGCTAG
- a CDS encoding LolA family protein, with product MGVRWLVKLTGLLLILLLPINGAAGEKQEELAAFLQKIDRSAAEMRSMSCAFTQEKELAMFDRPVVFRGRLDLVRPDRLRWEFASPINSVLIFKGDSGMRCDGNSPPVRFDLQQDPIMRMVARQLWLWLGGEHERLAAEYHLSLAADATLLIEPKDPAVAEFVSSLTIAFNPETHQPRQVEIKEAGGDLTRLTFHDCQPDPDLDDALFSRCHDGG from the coding sequence ATGGGTGTCCGGTGGCTGGTGAAATTAACCGGCTTGTTGCTGATCCTGCTTTTGCCGATTAACGGGGCCGCAGGGGAAAAGCAGGAAGAGCTGGCGGCTTTTTTGCAAAAGATTGACCGGTCTGCCGCCGAGATGCGCAGTATGAGTTGTGCCTTTACCCAGGAGAAGGAGCTGGCCATGTTCGACCGGCCGGTGGTCTTTCGCGGCCGGCTGGACCTGGTCAGGCCCGACCGCCTGCGCTGGGAATTTGCCAGCCCGATCAATTCGGTACTGATTTTCAAGGGTGACAGCGGCATGCGCTGTGACGGCAACTCGCCGCCGGTCCGTTTCGACCTGCAACAGGATCCGATTATGCGCATGGTGGCCCGGCAGCTCTGGCTGTGGCTGGGTGGTGAACACGAACGCCTGGCGGCGGAATATCACCTGTCGCTGGCCGCTGACGCCACCCTGTTGATTGAGCCTAAAGACCCGGCCGTGGCCGAGTTTGTCAGTTCCCTGACCATTGCCTTCAACCCGGAGACCCATCAGCCCCGGCAGGTTGAGATCAAGGAAGCCGGCGGCGATCTGACCAGACTTACCTTCCATGACTGCCAGCCCGATCCTGACCTCGACGACGCCCTGTTCAGCCGGTGCCATGACGGTGGGTGA
- a CDS encoding ACP dehydratase: MSALTLPLPAVELVPQRPPMLLVDELLEWQPGRALARAVVPAAGIWVDADSGVSAEYWIELVAQAMAAANGYDARRAGVAPGGGMLVGVDAFRLLCSPRPGATVLVELEKTFEFGAVKIIRGWVRSVSCKDDRPGDVDLAEVEIKVWEGDMTEEGR; encoded by the coding sequence ATGAGCGCTTTGACTTTGCCGCTACCGGCGGTGGAACTGGTGCCGCAACGGCCGCCGATGCTGCTGGTGGATGAGTTGCTGGAATGGCAACCCGGGCGGGCGTTGGCCCGGGCCGTGGTGCCGGCGGCGGGCATCTGGGTTGATGCCGACAGCGGGGTGTCGGCGGAGTACTGGATAGAGCTGGTAGCCCAGGCCATGGCCGCCGCCAACGGTTATGACGCCCGGCGAGCAGGGGTTGCACCCGGCGGCGGGATGCTGGTGGGGGTGGATGCTTTTCGCTTGTTGTGCTCGCCCCGGCCCGGCGCCACGGTGCTGGTCGAGCTGGAGAAAACCTTTGAATTCGGGGCGGTGAAAATCATCCGGGGCTGGGTGCGTAGCGTCTCTTGCAAGGATGACCGGCCCGGCGATGTCGATCTGGCCGAAGTGGAAATCAAGGTATGGGAAGGAGATATGACCGAGGAGGGCCGATAA
- the fabG gene encoding 3-oxoacyl-ACP reductase FabG — translation MSDAPVVFISGASRGIGAGIARRLAAGGYDLWLNYHSAHAEARALQEEIERLGRRCRLLPFDVADEEAVAAALEPLLAEETPYGFIHNAGITRDTLLPMMGRQDWDRVLSTHLTGFFLLGRLFSKAMLGKRKGRIIAIASVSGEAGQAGQVNYAAAKGGLIAACKSLAREVARRNILVNVVSPGLIDTEMIKDLPLDRILPMVPMNRVGTVEEVAGVVNFLLGPEAGYITGQVIGVNGGLHM, via the coding sequence ATGTCTGATGCCCCCGTAGTCTTTATCTCCGGCGCCAGTCGCGGGATCGGGGCCGGTATTGCCCGCCGGCTGGCGGCCGGTGGTTACGATCTCTGGCTGAACTATCACTCGGCCCACGCCGAGGCCCGTGCCCTGCAGGAGGAGATCGAGCGGCTAGGTCGCCGCTGCCGATTGCTGCCCTTCGACGTGGCCGATGAAGAGGCGGTGGCCGCCGCCCTGGAGCCGTTGTTGGCCGAAGAAACCCCTTACGGGTTTATTCATAATGCCGGGATCACCCGCGATACCCTGCTGCCCATGATGGGCCGCCAGGACTGGGACCGGGTGCTCTCCACGCACCTGACCGGCTTTTTCCTGCTGGGGCGGTTGTTTTCCAAGGCCATGCTGGGTAAAAGAAAGGGGCGGATCATTGCCATTGCGTCCGTTTCCGGCGAAGCCGGTCAGGCCGGCCAGGTGAATTACGCCGCGGCCAAAGGCGGGCTGATCGCAGCCTGTAAATCACTGGCCCGGGAAGTGGCCCGGCGCAACATTCTGGTCAACGTGGTCTCGCCCGGTCTGATCGATACCGAGATGATCAAGGATCTGCCGCTGGACAGGATTTTGCCCATGGTCCCCATGAACCGGGTCGGGACGGTGGAAGAGGTGGCGGGAGTGGTCAATTTTCTGCTCGGCCCCGAGGCGGGGTATATCACCGGTCAGGTGATCGGAGTTAACGGTGGACTGCACATGTAG
- a CDS encoding beta-ketoacyl synthase chain length factor produces the protein MKCAVQIRAVQAAVAGAEIPAHWLRSLRRADDFSRLAVLAGAGAMGAEDELSAAEGRPEIGVFLGTTTGPLETNFRFLDTLFDNGEGQASPTLFSHSVHNAAVGYLTRLLNLQGPALTLTTPGWPFLAALAEAKAALERADLAAALVVAVEEESPLLAEAAARLAVETGGLPAVGEPLASPPVACRLGAVAWLLEAVEPAAGALPRLGEIVLEEKPSDPVFYLLRTGERFQPSGAFCPPAEAPRSLAAALALSHALEECSRQAGSSLHWQATAPCGRAEVLLLG, from the coding sequence ATGAAATGTGCGGTACAGATCAGAGCGGTGCAGGCGGCAGTTGCCGGGGCCGAGATTCCGGCCCATTGGTTACGGTCTTTGCGCCGGGCCGATGATTTTTCCCGGCTGGCGGTGCTGGCCGGGGCTGGCGCCATGGGCGCCGAGGACGAGCTTTCAGCGGCGGAGGGACGACCGGAGATCGGGGTTTTTCTCGGCACCACCACCGGTCCGTTGGAGACCAATTTCCGTTTTTTGGACACCCTCTTTGACAACGGCGAAGGTCAGGCCTCGCCCACCCTGTTTTCACACTCGGTCCACAATGCCGCGGTGGGTTATCTGACCCGGTTGTTGAACCTGCAGGGGCCGGCCCTGACCCTGACCACCCCCGGCTGGCCCTTTTTGGCCGCTCTGGCGGAAGCCAAGGCAGCTTTGGAGCGTGCCGACCTGGCCGCCGCCCTGGTGGTGGCAGTGGAAGAAGAATCGCCGTTGCTGGCCGAGGCCGCCGCGCGACTGGCAGTGGAAACCGGTGGCCTGCCGGCGGTGGGCGAGCCGCTTGCTTCGCCACCGGTGGCCTGCCGTTTGGGGGCGGTTGCCTGGTTGCTGGAGGCGGTCGAGCCGGCGGCGGGTGCCTTGCCCCGGCTGGGCGAGATTGTGCTGGAGGAAAAACCCAGTGATCCCGTCTTTTATTTATTGCGCACGGGAGAACGGTTCCAGCCCTCCGGGGCGTTTTGCCCTCCGGCGGAGGCCCCGCGGAGCCTGGCGGCGGCCCTGGCCTTAAGTCATGCCCTGGAAGAATGCTCCCGGCAGGCGGGAAGCTCACTGCACTGGCAGGCCACCGCTCCCTGCGGGCGTGCCGAAGTGCTGCTGCTAGGATAG
- a CDS encoding beta-ketoacyl-[acyl-carrier-protein] synthase family protein has translation MDDAAVAIAVGGMGCVSAAGLNLEEHGAALAGGEVACGPVPAEIYATSLPFPVFSVAGDPLALTGRLPEVAAAAELTALSRTSRLALAAALEALADAGLSPEMLRGRKVGVCLGTTVGCAFNDEDYYRAWRQGERPPLAPVQRYLQGNVSIALQAVLQLAGPALVITNACASGTDAIGVAADWLRQGRCDLAIAGGADALSRIAGNGFTSLLLTDAAPCRPFDESRQGLNLGEGAAVLLLERESAGARQGRRPRGWIRGFGTAGDAWHPTAPHPQGIGLQRAIGVALAGSDLRRQDIALINGHGTGTPANDLAETTATAEVFGADGRVPLVSTKALTGHTLGAAGAVEAVFTLLALQAGKTVGSRRCRRPDPAFPYRPLAEDEERVLTGPIGISQSLAFGGGNSCLVLEAAVW, from the coding sequence ATGGATGATGCGGCGGTGGCAATAGCCGTCGGTGGCATGGGATGCGTTTCCGCCGCCGGCTTGAACCTTGAGGAGCATGGGGCCGCCCTGGCCGGCGGAGAGGTGGCCTGTGGGCCGGTGCCGGCCGAGATTTATGCCACCTCTTTACCCTTTCCGGTTTTCAGTGTGGCCGGTGATCCCCTGGCCCTGACCGGCAGACTGCCGGAAGTTGCCGCCGCCGCAGAGTTGACTGCCCTGAGCCGTACCAGCCGGCTGGCCTTGGCGGCGGCGCTGGAAGCACTGGCCGATGCCGGCCTGTCGCCTGAGATGCTGCGGGGCAGAAAAGTGGGGGTCTGCCTGGGGACCACAGTGGGCTGTGCCTTCAACGACGAGGACTACTACCGGGCCTGGCGGCAGGGCGAGCGGCCGCCGCTGGCGCCGGTGCAACGTTATCTGCAGGGCAATGTCAGTATCGCCTTGCAGGCGGTACTGCAACTTGCCGGGCCTGCCCTGGTGATCACCAACGCCTGCGCCTCCGGTACCGATGCCATTGGGGTGGCCGCCGACTGGTTGCGCCAGGGGCGCTGCGACCTGGCCATTGCCGGCGGGGCCGACGCCTTGTCCCGTATTGCCGGCAACGGCTTTACCTCCCTGTTGCTCACCGATGCCGCCCCCTGTCGACCCTTCGACGAAAGCCGCCAGGGCTTGAACCTGGGTGAGGGCGCCGCTGTGTTGCTGCTGGAAAGGGAGAGCGCCGGGGCGCGGCAGGGGCGGCGGCCCCGGGGCTGGATCAGGGGGTTTGGGACCGCCGGTGATGCCTGGCACCCCACCGCGCCCCATCCCCAGGGGATCGGCCTGCAACGGGCCATCGGGGTGGCCCTGGCGGGCAGCGACTTACGGCGGCAGGATATCGCCCTGATCAACGGCCATGGTACCGGCACGCCGGCCAACGATCTGGCGGAAACCACCGCCACCGCCGAAGTGTTCGGGGCAGATGGGCGGGTGCCGCTGGTTTCCACCAAGGCACTGACCGGCCACACCCTGGGGGCGGCGGGGGCGGTCGAGGCGGTCTTTACCCTGCTGGCCCTGCAGGCCGGTAAAACCGTCGGCTCCCGCCGCTGCCGGCGGCCAGACCCGGCCTTCCCTTACCGGCCCCTGGCGGAAGACGAAGAAAGAGTGTTGACCGGTCCCATCGGGATTTCCCAGTCGCTGGCCTTCGGCGGTGGCAACAGTTGCCTGGTACTGGAGGCAGCAGTATGGTAA
- a CDS encoding phosphopantetheine-binding protein has translation MEDLKEQLKHILIDEIKLQGVSPADIKDDMPLFGEGLGLDSLDAVELVVLIQKHFGVQIGDMDEGKKAFASIASLVHYIKEHQG, from the coding sequence ATGGAAGACCTGAAAGAGCAGCTTAAACACATTTTGATCGACGAAATCAAACTGCAGGGGGTAAGCCCTGCCGATATCAAAGATGATATGCCGCTGTTTGGTGAAGGGCTGGGGCTTGATTCGCTGGATGCAGTGGAACTGGTGGTGCTGATCCAGAAACATTTCGGGGTCCAGATTGGCGACATGGATGAAGGCAAAAAGGCCTTTGCCTCCATTGCCAGCCTGGTCCACTATATCAAGGAGCATCAGGGTTAG
- a CDS encoding lysophospholipid acyltransferase family protein: protein MQSVGKKQPGSGGWQRLEALGHSCFYLTLRLFGLAGAYLLLVPVVAVYLLGSREIHRRTRPYLQRRFPELSRWGLWLATFKNVHSFGRVLVDRAWLGMGRNRAFAGETAGYEQLLKLVAEGKGVVLLTAHVGNWQTALAHLERLPVPVHALMHYDQQAVAKHFFDLRPGRRPFHIISTDGPLGGVVEATAALQRGEVVTIMGDRLVKGSSVTVDFLGAPVRLPDAAYVLAGCVGAPVAAMFAAKTGRRRYQLRIRDVWYPRWQGRNQRAEACRASGARFARSLQEHVDEYPYQWYNFYDFWQQ from the coding sequence ATGCAAAGCGTCGGTAAAAAACAACCAGGCAGCGGCGGCTGGCAGCGGCTGGAGGCCCTGGGGCATTCCTGTTTTTATCTCACCTTGCGCCTGTTTGGCCTTGCCGGGGCCTATCTGCTGCTGGTGCCCGTGGTCGCCGTTTATCTGCTGGGCAGCCGGGAGATTCACCGCCGTACCAGGCCTTATCTGCAGCGCCGTTTCCCGGAACTTAGCCGGTGGGGACTCTGGCTGGCCACCTTCAAAAATGTCCACTCCTTTGGCCGGGTGCTGGTGGATCGGGCCTGGCTGGGCATGGGGCGCAACCGGGCCTTTGCAGGTGAAACCGCAGGCTACGAGCAGTTGCTCAAGCTGGTGGCGGAAGGCAAGGGGGTGGTGTTGCTCACCGCCCATGTGGGTAACTGGCAGACCGCCCTGGCCCATCTGGAAAGGCTGCCGGTGCCGGTGCATGCCCTGATGCATTACGACCAGCAGGCGGTGGCCAAGCATTTTTTCGACCTGCGCCCGGGGCGTCGTCCCTTTCATATCATCAGTACAGACGGGCCGTTGGGCGGGGTGGTCGAGGCAACGGCGGCCCTGCAACGGGGAGAGGTGGTCACCATCATGGGTGACCGGCTGGTCAAAGGGTCTTCGGTAACGGTGGATTTTCTGGGAGCTCCGGTGCGTCTGCCCGATGCGGCTTATGTGCTGGCGGGTTGCGTCGGTGCCCCGGTGGCGGCCATGTTTGCCGCCAAGACCGGCCGCCGCCGTTATCAGTTGCGAATCCGCGATGTCTGGTATCCCCGCTGGCAGGGTCGCAACCAGCGGGCGGAAGCGTGCCGGGCAAGCGGTGCCCGCTTTGCCCGAAGCCTGCAGGAGCACGTTGACGAGTACCCGTATCAATGGTACAACTTTTACGATTTTTGGCAGCAGTAA
- a CDS encoding DUF2062 domain-containing protein, with translation MRVEDERQTIIVVPVYNHGATLREVVQRALAAGWPVLVVDDGSTDDGWQQITDLDCHKLRLPVNRGKGAAIMAGAQKAGELGFTQIITVDADGQHDPAEAELLAAGAAAIDRPAIVIGARRMVQETVPRASLFGRAFSNFWVRLETGRELPDTQSGMRLYPVRELLALKPKSSRYDFEVEVLVRASWAGVELASVDISVHYPPSGERISHFGQFKDNLRLTVLHTRLLLRRLLPLSHRRPDDQPPLNAAKMAVRRPWQTLKKICSEHTSPLWLATAVWIGLFMGALPLIACHTVAIIYVTHRLHLNKLAAVAASQFCMPPVVPVLCIQAGYFMREGTLLLDLSWEKWLLEIHLRLWDWLLGSLVVGPVLGLIGAGLIYWARVRMFPCRIEDK, from the coding sequence ATGCGAGTTGAAGATGAGCGACAAACCATTATCGTAGTGCCGGTATACAACCATGGCGCCACCCTGCGGGAGGTGGTTCAGCGGGCCTTGGCGGCGGGCTGGCCGGTGCTGGTGGTTGACGACGGCAGTACCGATGACGGCTGGCAGCAGATTACCGATCTTGATTGCCACAAGCTGCGCCTGCCGGTTAACCGGGGCAAGGGGGCGGCCATCATGGCCGGGGCGCAAAAGGCCGGGGAGCTGGGTTTTACGCAAATCATCACCGTTGATGCCGACGGCCAGCATGATCCCGCCGAGGCCGAGTTGCTGGCGGCCGGGGCGGCGGCCATCGACCGGCCGGCCATCGTCATCGGGGCGCGGCGCATGGTGCAGGAAACGGTGCCCAGGGCCAGCCTGTTCGGCCGGGCCTTCTCCAACTTCTGGGTCAGGCTTGAGACCGGCCGGGAGCTACCGGACACCCAGAGCGGCATGCGCCTGTATCCGGTACGGGAGTTGTTGGCCTTAAAGCCCAAGAGCAGCCGCTACGACTTTGAAGTCGAGGTGCTGGTGCGAGCCTCATGGGCCGGGGTGGAGCTTGCTTCCGTCGATATTTCGGTGCATTACCCCCCCAGCGGTGAGCGAATTAGTCATTTCGGCCAGTTTAAAGACAACCTGCGGTTGACCGTGCTTCATACCCGCCTGCTGTTGCGGCGTTTGTTGCCCCTGTCTCATCGGCGGCCGGACGACCAGCCCCCGCTCAATGCCGCCAAAATGGCGGTGCGGCGGCCCTGGCAGACCCTGAAAAAAATCTGCTCCGAGCACACCTCCCCACTCTGGCTGGCCACCGCGGTCTGGATCGGTCTGTTCATGGGAGCCCTGCCCCTGATCGCCTGCCATACCGTGGCGATTATCTATGTTACCCATCGCCTGCATCTCAACAAACTGGCCGCGGTGGCGGCCAGTCAGTTCTGCATGCCGCCGGTGGTGCCGGTGCTCTGTATCCAGGCCGGTTACTTCATGCGCGAGGGGACACTGCTGCTGGATCTTTCCTGGGAGAAGTGGCTGTTGGAGATTCATCTGCGCCTGTGGGACTGGCTGCTGGGCTCCCTGGTGGTGGGACCGGTGCTGGGGCTGATCGGCGCGGGATTGATTTACTGGGCCCGGGTCAGGATGTTTCCCTGCCGAATCGAGGACAAATGA